Genomic window (Patescibacteria group bacterium):
GCTCTTAACTTCGCGAGCCCAAAAATTTTTATTCTTCAATTCATCAATAATTTTCTTAGTTGGCTTTAATTGATCTGATTCTATCATCTGCTCCTTTAATTTCGCTCTCAACATTTCGCCAACAGTACTTTTGCCAACGCCAGGAAGGCCACAAATCAAAATCAACATAACAATATTCAATATTTAATATTCAATATCCTAATATCTCAATATCCTAATATCTCAATATCCTAATATCTCAATATCCTAATATCTCAATATCCTAATATCTCAATATCTCGTTTAAAAATAGTAAAACTTTAATTTTAGATAAAACAATATAAATCTAATCGCGCGCTAATAATTTCACAATATCCGCTCGACTTACAATTCCAACCAATTTATCATTATCAACAACCGGAATTGGATTAATATGATTTTCTTCAATCAAAGTTGCAAGATCAGAAACAGAATCATTTGAGCCAATTGTTACAGGTTTGCTTGTCATAACTTCTCTGGCAGTCATGCCAGTAATCTTCTTTAATTCAGTTTCAACTTCACTAGGATCTTCTAAATACAAATAGCTATCTAAAATTTGAATATATTGAGGAATATGGATTTTTGCCTTTTGCATAATTAAATCTGATTCAGTAATAATTCCAATAACTTTTCCATTATCAACAACAGGCATGCCTGTAATATCATTATCAATTAATTTTTTGGCAACTTCATTGACTGGTGTTGTAATCTCACAAGTTACAACATTGCTTGTCATTATTTCTTTTACTTTCATGAAAATAAGTTAATTAGTAAACTAGTTACTAGTAACTAGTTACCAGTAACAATCTTATTATATACAAAATAATCAAAAAAAACAAAAAAACCAGCTAAAAAACTGGTATATAATAAAGAACGTCAAACTGAAGAGAGCTTTGCCTGCAACCATACCTCTGCTTCCGAACGATCTTTCGTAACATAGAAAAGTTCATCATCTTCAGGGATTCCTGTGAATTCATCCCTCGAAGGCTCTTCAACGTAAAAGGAAAAGTATTGAGTTGCCTCTCCTTCTTGTCCGTTATAAACAAGCCGTACAAGCTGTTCATTTCCAAGACCCGAAAATTCGAATCTAGAACGGATCTTATCGTCGGGGTCAAGATAGTTTGGCATCATTGGAGAGACCGGAAATACCTTTCCAGATGCCACCTCTTCTCGATGATTGCCTTTTTTGAAATATGCTATCCAGGCGAATGCCGTTGCTTCCAGCAGTCGATTTCTTGCTTCCTCTTCCTTTTTCAGTGCTTCGCTCCAATCTACACTCAATTGCTCGATGACAGTCATCATGACCTTCCTCCTTCCTGAGCTTTCTTCATTGATTCATATTCAGCCTGAAAGAACTGCGTTGCCTCGATCTTCAACCTTTCAGCATCTTCAGGCATACAGCGCACGATCAAGAAATGTCTTTCGCCTCCAAAATCAAACGTATGTGGCCAAGAAATCTCAATGTGTTGTTCTTGAAAATGAAAAAACGTTCTTCGCAATACTTCTTGATCTCTTGCAGTCGGCCCATCAATGGACAACAGTACAAACCAGAAAGGTTCCTTACCCATCTCTCCCTCCTCTGTGCTCTTGGGACAATACAACAATCTAGCACAAAAATATTATTTTGTCAATGACACTGTATATCTAAACAAAAAAGCGCGATTATCTCGCGCTTTAATTACTAATTACTGATTGATAGTTACTTCGTCTCTTCAATACAAGTCTTGCGTAACATTTCAAATACTTTTTTATTTTGCATTAATCCTCTTGCATAATCCTTATATTCAGGACTCTTAATTTTTTCTACCATTTTTGGATCATGTTGGTAATGAGAAGCAGTATGTTCAATCTCATGTTCTAATTCTTTTTCATCAACTTCTATTTTTTC
Coding sequences:
- a CDS encoding CBS domain-containing protein, which gives rise to MKVKEIMTSNVVTCEITTPVNEVAKKLIDNDITGMPVVDNGKVIGIITESDLIMQKAKIHIPQYIQILDSYLYLEDPSEVETELKKITGMTAREVMTSKPVTIGSNDSVSDLATLIEENHINPIPVVDNDKLVGIVSRADIVKLLARD